The Pogona vitticeps strain Pit_001003342236 chromosome 6, PviZW2.1, whole genome shotgun sequence genome contains a region encoding:
- the LOC110086497 gene encoding vomeronasal type-2 receptor 26 yields the protein MERKQEDKIESSESSAMPRNQERRFDGEIYRHKKPSMYSKLNKVSSSGGIQPSPSSIPKNYQHILALAFAVKEINENLNFLPNLSLGLHVLNSYYTGKMTHKATLNLLSTQNRFLPNFQCHRQYHLIAVIGGSTSEMSSNIAIISARHKIPQLTYTSFLQERDAIIHFPFLYRMVPNEGHQFRGAVQLFQHFKWTWIGLVAAGDDKGDSFLQSIVPMLYENGICDAFIIRIPKQTYMEELINELLEHWASYGIVSKSKANAFFVYGESPSFENLRILLFLLSFLNLPPLGKVWIVTSHWDFASLSLQKIWDIQMFHGSISFTVHSKEPLGFQAFLQMIRPSWTKGDGFIQDFWEQAFSCKLNRSKRQEWNKTCSGEERLETLPGTLFERNMIGHSYNVYNAVYAVAHALRAMYEFNSKHRTPAKRGRLEFWKVQPWMVHRFLGNVLFNNSAGDTVSFDKNREFVTEFDVTNWLMFPNGSIVRIKVGRLDPQDPSGNTLTINDNQLVWHNSFNQVLPVSVCNYNCYPGFSKQKKEGQEFCCYDCAPCPEGMISHQKDMDACIRCPEDKYPNEDKFQCISKTVSFLSFKDTLGIVLAILATFLAFTTTLMLGIFLKHKDTPIIKANNRSISYILLTSLLLCFLCALSFIGQPGKVTCLLRQIFFGVVFSVALSSILAKTITVILAFMATKPGSRMGRCVKKGLAHLIVVSGSCIQAGICIVWLSICPPFPDVDMHSLHGQIILECNEGSSFMFYCVLGYLSFLAIVSFLVAFKARKLPSKFNEAKFITFSMLVFCFVWGSFVPTYLSTKGKYMVAVEIFSILSSGAGLLVCIFFPKCYIIVLTPELNNREQLMRRKNKIK from the exons TTCCATACCTAAGAATTACCAGCACATTCTGGCCTTGGCGTTTGCTGTGAAAGAGATAAATGAGAATCTCAACTTTTTACCAAACCTGTCCCTGGGACTGCATGTTCTTAATAGCTACTACACTGGAAAGATGACCCATAAAGCCACCCTGAACCTGCTTTCTACACAAAATAGGTTTCTCCCCAACTTCCAGTGTCACCGCCAGTACCATCTAATTGCTGTCATTGGAGGAAGTACTTCTGAAATGTCTAGCAATATAGCCATCATTTCTGCAAGGCACAAGATACCACAG CTGACCTACACCTCTTTCCTGCAAGAAAGGGATGCTATAATCCATTTCCCGTTTTTGTACCGGATGGTTCCAAACGAAGGGCATCAGTTCAGGGGAGCTGTGCAGTTATTTCAGCATTTCAAATGGACATGGATTGGGCTTGTAGCTGCAGGTGACGACAAAGGAGACAGCTTTTTACAATCGATAGTGCCAATGCTTTATGAGAATGGCATCTGTGATGCCTTCATAATAAGAATACCAAAGCAAACATACATGGAAGAGCTGATAAACGAGCTTCTAGAGCACTGGGCAAGCTATGGAATTGTCTCCAAGAGTAAAGCCAATGCATTTTTCGTATATGGAGAATCTCCATCCTTTGAGAATTTGAGAATCTTACTATTTCTTTTATCCTTCCTGAATCTGCCACCACTGGGTAAAGTGTGGATTGTCACATCCCATTGGGATTTTGCATCACTTTCTCTTCAAAAGATTTGGGATATACAGATGTTTCATGGTTCCATAAGCTTCACTGTTCACTCAAAGGAGCCATTAGGATTCCAAGCGTTCCTCCAGATGATAAGACCTTCCTGGACTAAAGGAGATGGTTttatccaggatttctgggaacaagCATTTAGTTGTAAACTAAATAGATCTAAGAGGCAGGAATGGAACAAGACCTGCAGTGGTGAAGAGAGGCTAGAGACTCTTCCTGGGACTTTATTTGAAAGGAACATGATTGGTCACAGTTACAATGTATACAACGCTGTCTATGCTGTGGCACATGCTTTGCGTGCCATGTACGAATTTAATTCCAAACACAGGACACCTGCAAAAAGAGGGAGACTGGAATTTTGGAAAGTGCAACCGTGGATG gTTCACCGTTTTTTGGGCAACGTGTTATTCAACAACAGTGCTGGAGACACCGTGAGCTTTGACAAAAACAGGGAATTTGTGACAGAGTTTGATGTGACAAATTGGTTGATGTTCCCTAATGGTTCGATAGTTAGAATAAAAGTTGGCAGACTGGATCCCCAGGATCCTTCAGGAAATACGTTAACCATAAATGACAACCAACTTGTATGGCATAACAGTTTTAACCAG GTGTTGCCTGTATCTGTGTGCAACTACAACTGCTATCCTGGCTTCAGCAAGCAAAAGAAGGAGGGACAAGAATTTTGCTGCTATGATTGTGCACCATGTCCAGAAGGGATGATCTCTCACCAGAAGG ACATGGATGCTTGTATCAGATGTCCAGAAGATAAATATCCCAATGAGGacaaatttcaatgcatttccaaGACtgtaagctttctttctttcaaagacaCATTAGGGATTGTCTTGGCTATTTTGGCTACTTTCCTAGCCTTCACCACAACTTTAATGCTTGGAATATTTTTGAAGCATAAAGACACTCCAATCATCAAAGCTAACAATAGAAGTATCTCTTATATTCTACTAACTTCCctccttctttgttttctctgtgcCTTGTCTTTCATTGGACAGCCAGGAAAGGTGACCTGCCTTCTCCGACAAATATTTTTTGGTGTGGTCTTCTCTGTAGCACTTTCCAGCATTTTGGCAAAAACCATCACAGTGATTCTGGCATTCATGGCTACGAAACCAGGATCAAGGATGGGGAGATGTGTAAAGAAAGGGCTTGCACATTTGATTGTTGTTTCTGGTTCCTGTATTCAAGCAGGCATTTGTATAGTTTGGCTAAGCATTTGTCCTCCATTCCCTGACGTGGACATGCATTCATTGCATGGGCAGATCATTCTGGAATGTAACGAGGGTTCATCTTTTATGTTTTATTGTGTCTTGGGATATTTGAGCTTCCTGGCAATTGTCAGCTTCCTTGTGGCTTTCAAAGCCAGGAAGTTGCCCAGTAAATTCAATGAGGCCAAATTTATCACTTTCAGCATGctagtgttttgctttgtttggggGTCCTTTGTTCCAACATACCTGAGCACAAAAGGCAAATATATGGTGgctgtggagatcttctccatcttgtcctctggcGCTGGGCTGCTAGTTTGTATCTTTTTCCCTAAATGCTATATCATTGTACTGACACCTGAGCTGAATAATAGAGAACAATTAATGCGacgaaaaaataaaataaaataa
- the LOC110086498 gene encoding vomeronasal type-2 receptor 26-like, with translation MAWIFLSVLLSLWPQLSQSDYMTHCAMCTMTDLPSTPQQYHQRGNFNIGAISSQFVCIVDKISFKERPGTTFVAEIVSTPKNYQHVLSLAFAVKEINENPIFLPNVSLGFHIYDSYTNAKITHQNTLKLLSVSEKIVPNFKCDKKMNMIAVIGGLDSEISFHMATILSIYKIPQISYSVLAPIGDVRTQLPAFYRMVPNENYQYVGLVQLLKYFQWTWIGVIVSDNEIGEMFGQTVIPMLSHHGVCVGFHERTPSLSQVMEIVGSFETLQAKINSLTNPKIKVIVVNAEPQTTTWLKWFLYFYSMLENISENLLGKVWIMTAQWDFSAETMHRAFDIEPFCGTLSFAIHANEVVEFPEFLQRLHPGTERGNAFFRIFWEQAFNCLWASSHKGKNNCTGEEKLESLPATLFEMSMTDKSYSIYNAVHAIAHALDNMFKSKVNGVMGNSRLCPPNVQPWQFHSFLKSISFNNSAGELVSFDENGELVAGFDIINWITFPNQSIVKVKVGTILPSQEFTLNKDAISWHRTFNQALPIAQCNDNCHPGYRRKKKEGKPFCCYDCVPCADGKISNQKDMDDCFKCQEGQYPNQNKDQCLPKVLNFLSFSEPLGIMLAFLSLSFSLITASVLGIFIKHKDTPIVKANNRDLTYSLLICLLLCFLCTLLFIGLPQTLTCYLQQTAFGIIFLLAVSCVLAKTINVIVAFMANKPGSRMRNCLGKRLSNSILLCCSLIQIIIYAVWLSSNPPFPDFDLDSLAEEIIIECNEGSVTMFSCSLGYLLFLGIVCFVVAFLARKLPDTFNEAKLITFSMLVFCSVCLSFIPVYLSTKGKYLVAVEVVYILASGAGLLGCIFFPKCYIIIVKPELNSKDQLIRRK, from the exons ATGGCGTGGATTTTTCTGTCGGTGTTGCTTTCACTCTGGCCCCAGCTGTCGCAAAGTGACTATATGACACATTGTGCCATGTGTACAATGACTGACCTCCCTTCAACCCCACAACAGTACCATCAAAGAGGGAACTTCAACATTGGAGCAATATCTTCCCAGTTCGTTTGTATAGTTGATAAAATATCCTTCAAAGAACGGCCTGGAACAACATTTGTTGCTGAAATTGT TTCAACGCCCAAGAACTACCAACATGTATTGTCCTTGGCATTTGCTGTGAAGGAGATCAATGAGAACCCAATTTTTCTGCCAAATGTCAGCCTTGGCTTCCACATCTATGACAGTTACACAAATGCAAAGATAACCCATCAAAACACCCTGAAACTTCTGTCTGTCTCAGAAAAGATTGTCCCCAACTTTAAATGTGACAAGAAAATGAATATGATAGCTGTAATTGGAGGCCTGGACTCTGAAATTTCCTTTCACATGGCAACAATCTTAAGCATCTACAAGATTCCGCAG ATTTCCTATAGTGTATTAGCTCCCATAGGGGATGTTAGAACCCAGCTGCCTGCTTTCTATCGGATGGTTCCAAATGAAAATTATCAATATGTTGGACTTGTCCAACTACTGAAGTATTTCCAGTGGACGTGGATTGGAGTCATTGTCTCTGACAATGAGATTGGAGAAATGTTTGGACAAACTGTGATACCAATGCTTTCTCACCATGGAGTCTGTGTTGGTTTCCATGAGAGAACGCCATCGTTATCTCAAGTTATGGAGATAGTGGGATCCTTTGAGACCCTCCAAGCCAAGATCAATTCCTTGACCAATCCCAAAATCAAAGTAATTGTTGTAAATGCTGAGCCTCAGACTACAACATGGTTAAAATGGTTCCTATATTTCTATTCGATGCTTGAAAATATTTCAGAGAATCTTTTGGGGAAAGTGTGGATTATGACAGCCCAATGGGACTTCTCAGCAGAAACCATGCACAGGGCTTTTGACATAGAGCCATTTTGCGGTACCTTGTCTTTTGCTATTCACGCCAATGAAGTGGTGGAGTTTCCAGAATTCTTACAAAGGCTACATCCTGGCACAGAGAGAGGGAATGCTTTTTTCAGAATATTCTGGGAACAGGCATTTAACTGCTTGTGGGCCAGTTCTCATAAAGGCAAAAATAACTGCACAGGAGAAGAAAAACTAGAAAGCCTCCCTGCGACTCTCTTTGAAATGAGCATGACTGACAAAAGCTACAGCATCTATAATGCAGTCCACGCAATAGCTCATGCTTTAGACAACATGTTTAAGTCCAAGGTCAATGGGGTGATGGGCAACAGTAGACTATGTCCTCCAAATGTGCAACCCTGGCAG TTTCACTCTTTCCTGAAAAGTATCTCATTCAACAACAGTGCCGGGGAATTGGTGTCGTTTGATGAGAATGGTGAATTAGTGGCCGGCTTTGATATTATCAACTGGATTACTTTCCCAAACCAATCCATTGTAAAAGTGAAAGTGGGAACTATTTTACCGAGTCAAGAGTTCACCCTTAACAAAGATGCCATCTCATGGCATAGAACATTTAATCAG GCGCTGCCCATTGCACAGTGTAATGACAACTGCCACCCAGGttacagaaggaaaaagaaggaggggaagcCTTTTTGTTGCTATGATTGTGTTCCATGTGCAGATGGAAAGATCTCGAACCAGAAGG acatggatgattgtttcaaatGCCAAGAAGGTCAGTATCCGAATCAGAACAAGGATCAATGCCTTCCTAAGGTTCTAAACTTCCTCTCTTTCTCAGAACCTCTGGGGATTATGTTAGcttttctgtctctgtctttttctctgaTCACAGCTTCTGTACTAGGAATTTTCATCAAACACAAGGACACTCCCATCGTCAAAGCCAACAATCGGGATCTCACTTATTCCTTGCTCATCTGTCTTTTGCTCTGCTTCCTCTGTACCTTGTTATTCATAGGACTGCCTCAAACATTGACCTGTTATTTACAGCAAACTGCTTTTGGGATTATTTTCTTGCTGGCTGTTTCCTGTGTATTAGCAAAAACCATCAATGTTATTGTTGCTTTCATGGCCAACAAGCCAGGTTCCAGGATGAGAAACTGTTTAGGGAAAAGACTGTCCAACTCTATACTTTTATGCTGTTCCCTTATTCAAATAATCATTTACGCAGTATGGCTAAGTAGTAACCCACCATTTCCAGATTTTGACCTAGATTCCTTGGCCGAAGAAATCATAATTGAGTGCAATGAAGGTTCGGTCACAATGTTTTCTTGTTCTCTGGGATACCTGTTATTTCTGGGCATTGTCTGCTTTGTTGTGGCATTCCTAGCCAGGAAACTGCCGGATActttcaatgaagccaagcttatcactttcagcatgttggtgttttgcagtgtttgtttgtcttttattcCAGTTTATTTGAGTACGAAGGGGAAATACTTGGTAGCTGTGGAGGTGGTCTATATTTTAGCTTCTGGTGCTGGGCTACTTGGCTGTATCTTTTTCCCCAAATGCTATATCATTATTGTGAAACCTGAATTGAACTCTAAGGACCAACTAATTAGAAGAAAATAG